One Acidimicrobiales bacterium genomic region harbors:
- a CDS encoding SPASM domain-containing protein: protein MGRIVGESEQRSGPACRAPQVTMHFSVAGNVHACCANGTYSYGDATMKPLVDIWEGARRRAMADDLSNGHYPVGCEGCAIEHGLGNRRSTPASAYDDYLEGSPAWPRQLEFTLSNRCNLACIQCNGDNSSTIRAQREGRPPMPMPYGDGF from the coding sequence GTGGGCCGGATCGTCGGGGAGAGCGAGCAGCGATCGGGTCCCGCGTGTCGGGCGCCCCAGGTCACGATGCACTTCTCCGTGGCCGGCAACGTGCACGCCTGTTGCGCGAACGGCACCTACTCCTACGGCGACGCCACGATGAAGCCGTTGGTCGACATCTGGGAGGGCGCTCGCCGGCGGGCCATGGCCGACGACCTCTCGAACGGGCACTACCCCGTCGGGTGCGAGGGGTGCGCCATCGAGCACGGCTTGGGCAACCGACGGTCCACCCCGGCCTCGGCCTACGACGACTACCTCGAGGGATCTCCAGCGTGGCCGCGGCAGTTGGAGTTCACGTTGTCGAACCGGTGCAACTTGGCGTGCATCCAGTGCAACGGGGACAACTCGTCGACGATCCGGGCGCAGCGGGAGGGTCGTCCGCCGATGCCGATGCCGTATGGGGATGGGTTCTT
- a CDS encoding SPASM domain-containing protein yields the protein MAGPPPVAVVADTCRAPWVSVRLSPNGDVQACCVNDAYPLGSIAESSLTSIWRGERAEALRAAMAAADFSLGCQGCGDPRAAGLRSQTLATDYDHFALEPTTGWPRHIEFALSNTCNLQCVQCDGELSSAIRAQRERRPPLRSPYGDEFFAEIAEIAPHLEAATFIGGEPFLAREARRVWDLLLALDHPPAVWVTTNGTVWDERVEHYLHGLRMGVSLSIDGVRPETIAAIRVGADPDELLANRDRFLAATRSYGSGFKLNFCVMPLNWQEYLPFLLEADRLDVPVFAARVQRPPEHSLYHLPAAELRDVVDGLRAEDRTTANRLGRNRSVWDGTLAELTAHLHELESAPAHAFDRSVQLADPVRRGASADDRIATLYAEMVETGGVPPARLTIVDRCVTAVDAPPWAAFLGLPDLVGVRESDLLNALGDHLGTVVEPSAVPGEEVLFGSTFSVPCNGATMLLHSVTVHADGGRTNVLVGARPR from the coding sequence ATGGCGGGGCCCCCTCCGGTCGCGGTCGTGGCGGACACCTGCCGGGCCCCGTGGGTGTCCGTGCGGTTGTCGCCCAACGGCGACGTGCAGGCGTGCTGCGTCAACGACGCCTACCCGCTGGGTTCGATCGCGGAGTCGTCACTCACCTCGATCTGGCGGGGTGAGCGGGCCGAGGCGCTCCGGGCCGCCATGGCGGCGGCCGATTTCTCGCTCGGTTGCCAGGGGTGCGGTGACCCTCGGGCTGCCGGCCTGCGCTCCCAGACCCTCGCCACGGACTACGACCACTTCGCCCTCGAGCCGACGACGGGCTGGCCCCGCCACATCGAGTTCGCGCTCTCGAACACCTGCAACCTCCAGTGCGTGCAGTGCGACGGTGAGCTGTCGTCGGCCATCCGCGCGCAGCGGGAGCGCCGGCCGCCGCTGCGCTCGCCCTACGGCGACGAGTTCTTCGCCGAGATCGCCGAAATCGCACCGCACCTCGAGGCCGCGACGTTCATCGGCGGCGAGCCCTTCCTCGCCCGGGAGGCACGGCGGGTCTGGGACCTGCTGCTCGCGCTGGACCACCCGCCCGCGGTCTGGGTCACCACCAACGGCACCGTGTGGGACGAGCGGGTCGAGCACTACCTCCACGGCTTGCGCATGGGGGTGTCGCTCTCCATCGACGGCGTGCGCCCCGAGACCATCGCCGCGATCCGGGTGGGGGCGGACCCCGACGAGCTCCTGGCCAACCGGGACCGGTTCCTCGCCGCCACCCGCAGCTACGGCAGCGGCTTCAAGCTCAACTTCTGCGTCATGCCGCTGAACTGGCAGGAGTATCTTCCCTTCCTGCTGGAAGCCGACCGCCTCGACGTGCCCGTCTTCGCGGCACGGGTCCAGCGGCCGCCGGAGCACAGCCTCTATCACCTGCCCGCGGCCGAGTTGCGTGACGTGGTCGACGGGCTCCGTGCCGAGGACCGCACCACGGCGAACCGGCTCGGGCGGAACCGCTCGGTGTGGGACGGCACGCTGGCGGAGCTCACCGCCCACCTTCACGAGCTGGAGAGCGCGCCAGCGCACGCGTTCGACCGCTCGGTGCAGTTGGCGGACCCGGTGCGGCGTGGGGCATCCGCCGACGACCGGATCGCCACCCTGTACGCGGAGATGGTGGAGACCGGTGGGGTCCCACCGGCGCGGCTCACGATCGTCGACCGCTGCGTCACCGCCGTCGACGCCCCTCCCTGGGCGGCGTTCCTCGGCCTGCCCGACCTGGTCGGGGTCCGGGAGAGCGATCTCCTGAACGCGCTGGGGGACCACCTCGGGACGGTGGTGGAGCCGTCCGCCGTCCCGGGCGAGGAGGTGCTGTTCGGCTCGACGTTCTCGGTGCCGTGCAACGGCGCCACGATGCTGCTCCACTCGGTGACGGTCCACGCGGACGGCGGCCGGACCAACGTTCTCGTGGGCGCACGGCCTCGCTGA
- a CDS encoding aspartyl/asparaginyl beta-hydroxylase domain-containing protein, with protein sequence MGERRYLARSRHLLPVSTRADGRFRRAVVSLHGAVVLALFDLNDALISRFGGEPPAVWDPSRQSWVAEIESALPAIRSEYDRYRAAGGLPPHVAEIAGLQPGTQEAIDAAPIDRGVWRVLILVANGQWVDETAGRFPATVAALSACPQMTTVGFSILEGGGHIGDHSDPNRGALRYQLPLVVPGEPGDCRIRVVDEVIEWQEGRSVLFDVNVMHEVWNDADDDRVLLMVETVMPLSFPLSLLNRFVQRQYRYHPSHRGMPERVAALARASTHDALDG encoded by the coding sequence GTGGGAGAGCGGCGCTACCTGGCTCGGTCCCGCCATCTGCTGCCGGTCTCCACCCGGGCCGACGGCCGCTTCCGGCGGGCGGTGGTGAGCCTCCACGGCGCCGTGGTCCTCGCCCTGTTCGACCTGAACGATGCCCTCATCTCCCGCTTCGGGGGCGAGCCGCCCGCGGTCTGGGACCCCTCCCGGCAGTCGTGGGTGGCCGAGATCGAGTCGGCCCTCCCGGCCATCCGATCGGAGTACGACCGCTACCGCGCCGCCGGCGGCCTGCCGCCCCACGTCGCCGAGATCGCCGGTCTCCAGCCCGGGACCCAGGAGGCGATCGACGCCGCCCCCATCGACCGGGGCGTGTGGCGGGTGCTCATCCTCGTGGCCAACGGGCAGTGGGTCGACGAGACCGCCGGCCGGTTCCCGGCGACCGTGGCCGCCCTCTCGGCCTGCCCGCAGATGACCACGGTCGGCTTCAGCATCCTCGAGGGCGGCGGCCACATCGGCGACCATTCCGACCCCAACCGGGGCGCCCTTCGCTACCAACTCCCGCTCGTCGTGCCGGGCGAACCGGGCGACTGCCGCATCCGGGTGGTCGACGAGGTCATCGAGTGGCAGGAGGGGCGCAGCGTCCTGTTCGACGTCAACGTCATGCACGAGGTCTGGAACGACGCGGACGACGACCGTGTGCTGCTCATGGTCGAGACCGTGATGCCCCTGTCGTTCCCGCTCTCGCTGCTCAACCGGTTCGTGCAGCGCCAGTACCGGTACCACCCCTCGCACCGGGGCATGCCCGAACGGGTGGCGGCGCTGGCCCGGGCTTCGACCCACGACGCGCTCGATGGCTGA
- a CDS encoding SGNH/GDSL hydrolase family protein, giving the protein MSAPERAVTRSRAWLAVPAAPVVVLALLVGGLVAVAVALAVVVQVGLLWERAPAVASATRAALAGGSRWGGRTASLLAFRVLPAVVGISVVLVAFDWGVGALWDRFLGPPEGSVDVLDLATADLPPAEDERAESEAYAGSPWADRYFAELEAVRYTYVPFLGPREQPVRGRHITSAAGERASYEPADATREEAFDVWFFGGSTLWGEGQRDGHTIPSEVARLAESEGVTLRVRNFGERGYTAFQEWLVLEQELARQPAPDLAVFYHGANEIYSLLESPENLGAQPSIYQIEHYREAFDRSPPLPGEQPVSEPSIVDRYRDVGVVDRVVGWLGDQAVPAAQAQPAPYTPSPADQARAIDEAEQIYRRSVRLIRNEADRYGVPSLVFWQPGGEPSTTGPPAAYAELGDRVVEATGSIDISDALLNAPGPVYIDGLHTNELGARLSAEAIWTHLGPELTGDDT; this is encoded by the coding sequence ATGTCGGCGCCGGAGCGAGCAGTGACGCGCTCCCGGGCCTGGCTGGCGGTGCCGGCGGCACCAGTGGTCGTGCTCGCTCTCCTGGTCGGTGGTCTCGTCGCGGTCGCCGTTGCGCTCGCTGTGGTGGTCCAGGTCGGTCTCCTCTGGGAGCGGGCTCCGGCGGTGGCGTCGGCGACCCGAGCGGCGCTCGCTGGAGGCAGTCGCTGGGGTGGTCGGACCGCGTCCTTGCTCGCGTTCCGGGTCCTGCCTGCGGTCGTGGGCATCTCGGTCGTGCTCGTCGCGTTCGATTGGGGCGTGGGTGCATTGTGGGATCGGTTCCTGGGGCCACCGGAGGGCTCGGTGGATGTCCTGGACCTCGCGACGGCAGACCTGCCGCCGGCCGAGGATGAGCGGGCCGAGTCGGAGGCCTACGCCGGCTCCCCCTGGGCCGACCGCTACTTCGCCGAGCTCGAGGCGGTCCGCTACACGTACGTCCCGTTCCTCGGTCCGCGGGAGCAGCCGGTGCGCGGCCGCCACATCACCTCGGCCGCGGGCGAGCGGGCGTCGTACGAGCCGGCCGACGCCACTCGCGAGGAGGCGTTCGATGTCTGGTTCTTCGGTGGTTCCACCCTGTGGGGGGAGGGCCAGCGCGACGGGCACACCATCCCCTCCGAGGTGGCGCGCCTCGCGGAGTCCGAGGGGGTGACCTTGCGGGTGCGCAACTTCGGCGAGCGTGGCTACACGGCGTTCCAGGAGTGGCTGGTGCTCGAACAGGAGCTGGCCCGCCAGCCGGCCCCCGACCTCGCCGTCTTCTATCACGGGGCCAACGAGATCTACAGCCTGCTCGAGTCTCCCGAGAACCTCGGTGCCCAACCGTCGATCTACCAGATCGAGCACTACCGGGAGGCGTTCGACCGGTCCCCGCCGTTGCCCGGCGAGCAACCCGTGAGCGAACCGTCGATCGTCGATCGCTACCGAGACGTCGGCGTCGTCGACCGAGTCGTCGGCTGGCTGGGCGACCAAGCGGTCCCGGCCGCCCAGGCGCAGCCCGCTCCCTATACGCCCTCGCCGGCGGACCAGGCGCGAGCCATCGACGAGGCCGAGCAGATCTACCGTCGGAGCGTCCGTCTCATTCGGAACGAGGCCGACCGGTACGGGGTGCCGTCGCTCGTGTTCTGGCAGCCCGGCGGGGAGCCGTCGACGACCGGCCCTCCCGCGGCGTATGCGGAGCTGGGCGACCGGGTCGTGGAGGCGACGGGCAGCATCGACATCTCCGACGCGCTCCTCAACGCACCCGGGCCGGTCTACATCGACGGGTTGCACACCAACGAGCTGGGTGCCCGTCTGTCCGCCGAAGCAATCTGGACCCACCTCGGCCCCGAGCTGACGGGCGACGACACGTGA
- a CDS encoding radical SAM protein, translated as MEPEQRAALDDHRDLSDKAVRAACYAPFTSMYLDPHGDVLACCQNTEHPLGNVADRSLADIWHGARAEELRTALEAYDLGRGCRFCAWQVDDGNYAATYSHSFEGIEVRSARPEWPRRLEFAVSNTCNLECVMCNGEWSSKIRSRREGRAPLRSVYGDRFFEELRPFLHHLTEARFLGGEPLLAAETLRIMDLMVEEGVEVPCHLTTNGTQWNDRVERLLDRLPVSLAVSLDGVTPETVESIRVGASHAALMENLARYRAYTTSRGTTLDLTFCFMRQNWHEFGAYLAFADEWGCRVYVNTVIHPRFSVYHLPLAEFDAMLHALEAEDATRRDQLTVNQPLWISELERLRTWSAQAAAEAQETAVGRPYRAITPRAVYFQEQEPTPLPLTLREARTGDDAPTEAQALERAAKGMPPCELSLVRCDAEDLVLSVRTGPEERGDASFVGVPSTECVGRPFPELAAGLSRRLGDHVRAVRDDVVDGVAIRHVVYRDLDGRRTYLRVCSYPLVEGDEVHGSVAAVAWTQEAPWWAALDEVL; from the coding sequence ATGGAGCCCGAGCAGCGAGCCGCGCTCGACGACCACCGTGACCTGTCGGACAAGGCGGTGCGAGCGGCCTGTTACGCGCCCTTCACCTCGATGTACCTCGACCCGCACGGCGACGTCCTCGCCTGCTGCCAGAACACCGAGCACCCCTTGGGGAACGTCGCCGATCGGTCGCTCGCCGACATCTGGCACGGGGCCCGGGCCGAGGAGCTGCGCACCGCCCTCGAGGCTTACGACCTCGGCCGGGGCTGTCGCTTCTGCGCCTGGCAGGTGGACGACGGCAACTACGCCGCCACCTACAGCCACAGCTTCGAAGGCATCGAGGTGCGCAGCGCCCGGCCCGAGTGGCCGCGCCGGCTCGAGTTCGCGGTCAGCAACACCTGCAACCTCGAGTGCGTCATGTGCAACGGCGAGTGGTCGTCGAAGATCCGCAGCCGACGCGAGGGCCGGGCTCCGCTGCGGTCGGTGTACGGCGACCGCTTCTTCGAGGAGCTGCGGCCGTTTCTCCACCACCTCACCGAGGCCCGCTTCCTCGGCGGTGAGCCCCTCCTCGCCGCCGAGACCCTCCGGATCATGGACCTCATGGTCGAGGAGGGCGTCGAGGTCCCGTGCCACCTGACGACGAACGGAACGCAGTGGAACGACCGGGTCGAGCGCCTGCTCGATCGCCTTCCCGTGTCCCTCGCGGTGTCGCTCGACGGCGTGACCCCCGAGACGGTCGAGTCCATCCGCGTCGGCGCCTCCCACGCGGCGCTGATGGAGAACCTCGCCCGCTACCGCGCCTACACGACGTCCCGGGGCACCACCCTCGATCTGACCTTCTGCTTCATGCGCCAGAACTGGCACGAGTTCGGCGCCTACCTCGCCTTCGCGGACGAGTGGGGCTGCCGGGTCTACGTGAACACCGTCATCCATCCCCGCTTCAGCGTGTACCACCTGCCGTTGGCCGAGTTCGACGCCATGCTGCACGCACTCGAGGCCGAGGATGCCACCCGTCGCGACCAGCTCACCGTGAACCAGCCGCTGTGGATCAGCGAGCTCGAACGACTGCGGACGTGGAGCGCCCAGGCCGCGGCCGAGGCGCAGGAGACGGCCGTCGGCCGGCCCTACCGGGCCATCACCCCACGGGCCGTGTACTTCCAGGAGCAGGAGCCCACGCCGCTGCCTCTCACCCTGCGGGAGGCGCGCACGGGCGACGACGCCCCCACCGAGGCGCAAGCCCTCGAACGAGCCGCGAAGGGGATGCCCCCGTGCGAGCTCTCGCTGGTCCGCTGCGACGCCGAGGATCTGGTCCTCTCCGTGCGCACCGGGCCGGAGGAGCGGGGCGACGCAAGCTTCGTCGGCGTGCCGTCCACCGAGTGCGTCGGACGGCCGTTCCCGGAGCTGGCCGCCGGCCTGTCCCGACGGCTCGGGGACCACGTCCGGGCGGTGCGCGACGACGTCGTCGACGGGGTGGCCATCCGCCACGTCGTCTACCGGGACCTCGACGGTCGCCGCACCTACCTGCGGGTCTGCTCGTACCCGCTCGTCGAAGGCGACGAGGTCCACGGCTCGGTGGCCGCAGTGGCCTGGACGCAGGAGGCGCCGTGGTGGGCGGCCCTCGACGAGGTGCTGTGA
- a CDS encoding 2OG-Fe(II) oxygenase, protein MVVDIMGQRIDGMTVRGVFRPEEVERAVASLPQHRAHETPVVFGTVLARPLMQSGMSRDRTQHLDDADRFREEFREMFGFDPHERLAELFATMSGGLPLTAPREDGRSYNPGQIRIMEPDGGGLAAHAGNEFLISNKEGSADHLWETTDALDHMSYFVVLQRPDRGGELSVYDKLWEDPRDQGDGPSIPLTHEAAYFDDLAHLTIDPDPGDLVVFRGGRRWHRVEEVFGSRPRLTYGGFAAPSHDRTEIHCWA, encoded by the coding sequence ATGGTCGTCGACATCATGGGTCAGCGCATCGACGGCATGACGGTGCGCGGCGTCTTCCGCCCCGAGGAGGTCGAGCGGGCGGTGGCCTCGCTCCCCCAGCACCGCGCCCACGAGACCCCGGTCGTCTTCGGCACGGTGTTGGCCCGCCCCCTGATGCAGAGCGGCATGTCACGCGATCGGACCCAGCACCTCGATGACGCCGACCGCTTCCGGGAGGAGTTCCGGGAGATGTTCGGGTTCGATCCCCACGAGCGCCTCGCCGAGCTCTTCGCGACGATGTCCGGAGGGCTCCCGCTCACCGCGCCCCGCGAGGACGGTCGGTCCTACAACCCGGGCCAGATCCGCATCATGGAGCCCGACGGCGGCGGCCTCGCCGCGCACGCCGGCAACGAGTTCCTCATCTCGAACAAGGAGGGCTCGGCGGACCACCTGTGGGAGACCACCGACGCGCTGGACCACATGAGCTACTTCGTCGTGCTCCAGCGGCCCGATCGGGGAGGTGAGCTCTCGGTCTACGACAAGCTCTGGGAGGACCCCCGCGACCAGGGCGACGGACCGTCGATCCCGCTGACGCACGAGGCGGCCTATTTCGACGATCTCGCCCACCTCACCATCGACCCGGACCCCGGAGACCTCGTCGTGTTCCGTGGTGGGCGCCGGTGGCATCGGGTGGAGGAGGTCTTCGGGAGTCGTCCCCGCCTCACCTACGGCGGGTTCGCCGCCCCCAGCCACGATCGCACCGAGATCCACTGCTGGGCCTGA
- a CDS encoding SGNH/GDSL hydrolase family protein — MSVVLVLGLVVLAVAFAAQFNALRRPRSTSSRPRVPRQGWRRAGRSLLRSGRFLYRAVPAVVGGLVLLVLLDWGVGAAWDRLVGSTSDEPRAALATSDLPPAEDPRVDHPAMADAPWADRYFAEMEALEFTYVPFVGPREAPVAGRYVASADGVRRSYEPADGDDELPEVWFFGGSALWGEGQRDDHTIPSEVARLAEAAGTPVRVLNFGIRGYSALQELLVFEQELARRGQPDLAVFYHGFNELSTQVEAPENLSEQPTIFQLTTTTDAFDRAPALPGEVAPGEPTVGQEYVQTSALHKLLRNLGQVARVPAAGAEEPFYVPPPAEMAEAIDHAEVIYRRTMRMLEHVASEHDVPLAVYWQPADQWFEYDELTDRVAGVGGAIDLSQALADLPAPVYLDGVHTNELGARVVAEAMWPTLADRLTDGSES; from the coding sequence GTGAGCGTCGTCCTGGTCCTCGGACTCGTCGTCCTGGCCGTCGCCTTTGCGGCGCAGTTCAACGCCCTGCGCCGCCCGCGGTCGACCTCGTCGCGTCCTCGAGTGCCCCGCCAGGGGTGGCGCCGCGCGGGCAGGTCGCTGCTGCGCAGCGGTCGATTCCTGTACCGGGCGGTGCCCGCCGTGGTGGGAGGACTGGTCCTGCTCGTGCTGCTCGACTGGGGCGTCGGCGCCGCGTGGGACCGCCTCGTGGGCTCGACGTCGGACGAGCCCCGTGCGGCCCTCGCCACCTCCGACCTTCCTCCGGCCGAGGATCCCCGGGTCGACCACCCTGCGATGGCCGACGCACCCTGGGCAGACCGCTACTTCGCCGAGATGGAGGCGCTCGAGTTCACCTACGTCCCCTTCGTCGGGCCCCGGGAGGCGCCGGTGGCGGGGCGCTACGTCGCCTCGGCGGACGGTGTGCGCCGGTCCTACGAGCCCGCAGACGGGGACGACGAGCTGCCCGAGGTCTGGTTCTTCGGCGGTTCGGCGCTGTGGGGCGAGGGCCAGCGGGACGACCACACCATCCCGTCCGAGGTGGCCCGTCTCGCGGAGGCGGCCGGCACGCCGGTGCGGGTCCTCAACTTCGGGATACGCGGCTACTCCGCACTCCAGGAGCTCCTGGTGTTCGAACAGGAGCTGGCGCGTCGTGGTCAGCCGGACCTCGCCGTCTTCTACCACGGCTTCAACGAGCTCTCGACCCAGGTCGAGGCCCCGGAGAACCTCTCCGAGCAGCCCACCATCTTCCAGCTCACGACCACCACCGACGCCTTCGACCGGGCGCCGGCGCTGCCCGGTGAGGTGGCCCCTGGGGAGCCGACGGTGGGGCAGGAGTACGTGCAGACCAGCGCCTTGCACAAGCTGCTCCGCAACCTCGGGCAGGTGGCCCGCGTGCCCGCGGCGGGCGCCGAGGAGCCTTTCTACGTCCCGCCGCCGGCCGAGATGGCGGAGGCGATCGATCACGCCGAGGTGATCTACCGGCGGACGATGAGGATGCTCGAGCACGTGGCGTCCGAGCACGACGTACCCCTCGCGGTGTACTGGCAGCCTGCGGACCAGTGGTTCGAGTACGACGAGCTGACCGACCGGGTTGCCGGCGTCGGCGGGGCCATCGACCTCTCGCAGGCCCTGGCCGACCTGCCGGCGCCGGTGTACCTCGACGGTGTCCACACCAACGAGCTCGGCGCCCGCGTCGTGGCCGAGGCGATGTGGCCGACGCTGGCCGACCGGCTCACGGACGGGAGCGAGTCATGA
- a CDS encoding SPASM domain-containing protein, which produces MAPGPLHVTPAPVVGGVEGASVPPPGHVLCPAPFMVMDFAPEGNVHACCVNAAHPLGNVRFQTLREIWDGPRAQALRRAMERDDFGYGCGSCRHRLERGTGEADLEYYRRNPEPRDTRWPELMAFGLHNTCNLACVMCGGNLSSRLRVLEGRPRLEPAYGERFFTELAEFLPHLRRAEFRGGEPFLVREHFRIWELIVALDLDLEVQVTTNGTVWNERVERVLDAIPMQITFSMDGVSAATNEAIRVGTDQAEVLANLGRFAAHARDRGTRLDLSFCVLRQNWTELTGLLALADRLGVEAHPQLVLDPAHGLQRLPTPELSEVLDRLGDDLAGTAVDLPVNRAAGAKVLAWLSAELRQREQGHPLRLWEPPGPDTLAHSASTHALAAVVNPGAATVAERRSALAAWATDGQVGEIVTDAEDRVVEVDLDPVLPPGVAPLRDLAGTSFGEALEALAAAVGPHVWVVDEWAGPDAVDQTLLLAPSPLRDKAGLLVRLCSTPRPGGGVHTLAAADTYYWAGPPAP; this is translated from the coding sequence ATGGCCCCCGGACCGCTGCACGTGACGCCCGCGCCGGTCGTCGGCGGGGTCGAGGGGGCATCGGTGCCCCCGCCCGGCCACGTGCTGTGCCCGGCGCCGTTCATGGTCATGGACTTCGCCCCCGAGGGCAACGTCCACGCCTGCTGCGTGAACGCCGCCCATCCCCTCGGCAACGTCCGCTTCCAGACCTTGCGCGAGATCTGGGACGGGCCGCGGGCGCAGGCTCTCCGCCGGGCCATGGAGCGTGACGACTTCGGGTACGGCTGCGGCTCCTGTCGCCACCGTCTCGAGCGGGGCACCGGTGAGGCCGACCTCGAGTACTACCGGCGCAACCCCGAGCCCAGGGACACCCGTTGGCCCGAGCTCATGGCCTTCGGCCTGCACAACACCTGCAACCTCGCCTGCGTGATGTGCGGCGGGAACCTGTCGTCGCGCCTGCGGGTGCTCGAGGGTCGGCCCCGGCTCGAGCCCGCGTACGGCGAGCGGTTCTTCACCGAGTTGGCCGAGTTCCTGCCGCACCTGCGACGGGCCGAGTTCCGTGGGGGCGAGCCCTTCCTGGTGCGCGAGCACTTCCGCATCTGGGAGCTCATCGTGGCGCTCGACCTGGACCTCGAGGTGCAGGTCACGACCAACGGCACCGTCTGGAACGAGCGGGTGGAGCGCGTGCTCGACGCGATCCCGATGCAGATCACGTTCTCCATGGACGGGGTGAGTGCGGCGACCAACGAGGCGATCCGCGTCGGTACCGACCAGGCGGAGGTCCTGGCCAACCTCGGGCGCTTCGCCGCCCACGCCCGCGACCGCGGGACCCGCCTGGACCTGAGCTTCTGCGTCCTGCGCCAGAATTGGACGGAGCTGACCGGGCTCCTGGCCCTGGCGGACCGCCTGGGCGTCGAGGCGCACCCGCAGCTCGTGCTCGACCCCGCCCACGGGCTGCAGCGTCTGCCCACCCCTGAGCTGTCCGAGGTGCTCGACCGGCTCGGTGACGACCTGGCGGGCACCGCCGTCGACCTCCCCGTGAACCGCGCTGCCGGCGCCAAGGTGCTCGCCTGGTTGTCCGCCGAGCTGCGCCAGCGAGAACAGGGACATCCCTTGCGCCTGTGGGAGCCGCCGGGACCCGACACGCTGGCGCACAGCGCCTCCACCCATGCCCTCGCCGCGGTGGTGAACCCCGGGGCGGCGACCGTCGCCGAGCGTCGGTCGGCGCTTGCGGCCTGGGCCACGGACGGGCAGGTGGGGGAGATCGTGACCGACGCCGAGGACCGCGTCGTCGAGGTCGACCTCGATCCGGTGCTGCCCCCGGGCGTGGCCCCGCTGCGGGATCTCGCGGGCACATCGTTCGGTGAGGCGCTCGAGGCGCTCGCCGCCGCCGTCGGACCCCACGTGTGGGTGGTGGACGAGTGGGCGGGTCCCGACGCGGTCGACCAGACCCTGCTGCTGGCACCGAGCCCGTTGCGGGACAAGGCCGGCCTCCTGGTCCGTCTCTGCTCCACGCCCCGGCCCGGCGGTGGCGTGCACACCCTGGCGGCCGCCGACACGTACTACTGGGCCGGGCCGCCCGCCCCCTGA